The following are encoded together in the Thermomonas brevis genome:
- the corA gene encoding magnesium/cobalt transporter CorA encodes MNAVPAQPACVVNCATYDRDGHRRDILLDDISEALAADDGSFVWVGLYEPEEALLDKLQDEFGLHDLAVEDAHHAHQRPKLESYGNSLFIAAHTAQRIDGHVRFGETHVFVGPRFLLTVRHGASLSFAPVRQRLEREPDTLAHGPSLALHAVLDFIVDNYQPIVSDYEAELDALEQDVFAESYKRGTIKRIYTLRKELTQMRLAVAPMQDILSQLIRTPVLAIPDEVKPYFRDVLDHAARVGDSIDTLREMAAAAMSVNLSLVTVAQGEIVKKLAGWAGLLAAPTLITSWYGMNFEHMPELHGRYSYLVLIGAVALVCIGLYRYLRKIDWL; translated from the coding sequence ATGAACGCCGTCCCCGCCCAACCCGCCTGCGTGGTCAATTGCGCCACCTACGACCGCGACGGCCATCGCCGCGACATCCTGCTGGACGACATCAGCGAGGCGCTGGCGGCCGACGACGGCAGCTTCGTCTGGGTCGGCCTGTACGAGCCGGAGGAGGCGCTGCTGGACAAGCTGCAGGACGAATTCGGCCTGCACGACCTCGCGGTCGAGGACGCCCACCACGCGCACCAGCGCCCGAAGCTGGAGTCCTACGGCAACAGCCTGTTCATCGCCGCGCACACCGCGCAGCGGATCGACGGCCACGTGCGCTTCGGCGAAACCCACGTCTTCGTCGGCCCGCGCTTCCTGCTGACCGTGCGGCACGGCGCCTCGCTCAGCTTCGCTCCGGTGCGGCAGCGGCTGGAGCGCGAACCCGACACGCTCGCCCACGGCCCCAGCCTCGCGCTGCACGCGGTGCTGGACTTCATCGTCGACAACTACCAGCCGATCGTGTCCGACTACGAGGCGGAACTCGACGCGCTGGAACAGGACGTGTTCGCGGAAAGCTACAAGCGCGGCACCATCAAGCGGATCTACACGCTGCGCAAGGAGCTGACCCAGATGCGGCTGGCGGTCGCGCCGATGCAGGACATCCTCTCGCAGCTGATCCGCACGCCGGTGCTCGCGATCCCGGACGAGGTGAAGCCGTACTTCCGCGACGTGCTCGACCACGCCGCGCGGGTCGGCGACAGCATCGACACCCTGCGCGAGATGGCCGCCGCGGCGATGAGCGTGAACCTGTCGCTGGTCACCGTGGCGCAGGGCGAGATCGTCAAGAAGCTGGCCGGCTGGGCCGGCCTGCTGGCCGCGCCGACGCTGATCACCAGCTGGTACGGCATGAACTTCGAGCACATGCCGGAGCTGCACGGGCGCTACAGCTACCTGGTGCTGATCGGCGCGGTGGCGCTGGTGTGCATCGGCCTGTACCGCTATCTCCGGAAGATCGACTGGCTCTGA
- a CDS encoding HlyC/CorC family transporter, whose translation MSEDDSRHSADPEERPAEKPHRSWLDRISAALSGEPTSREDLVELLRDVQADGLIGSDTLRMMEGAVNIADMTVGDVMVSRAQMVALPADGKFLDLMKQVVESGHSRFPVHGEDKDEILGILLAKDLLRGVVADNGPASIHELLRPAVLIPESKNLNVLLREFRQSRNHMAIVIDEYGGVAGLITIEDVLEQIVGDIDDEHDDAADESALIAAQADGQFVVDALTPIADFNERFGADFADDEYDTIGGLVTAAIGHLPEAGEELALGRFRFRVASADARRLLALHVGVHAEP comes from the coding sequence ATGTCAGAGGACGACAGTCGGCACTCCGCCGACCCCGAAGAACGCCCCGCCGAGAAACCCCATCGCTCCTGGCTGGACCGCATCAGCGCCGCGCTTTCCGGCGAGCCGACCAGCCGCGAGGATCTGGTCGAGCTGCTGCGCGACGTGCAGGCCGACGGCCTGATCGGCTCCGACACCCTGCGGATGATGGAAGGCGCGGTGAACATCGCCGACATGACCGTGGGCGACGTGATGGTGTCGCGCGCGCAGATGGTCGCCCTGCCGGCGGACGGCAAGTTCCTCGACCTGATGAAGCAGGTGGTGGAATCCGGCCATTCGCGCTTCCCGGTGCACGGCGAGGACAAGGACGAGATCCTCGGCATCCTGCTGGCCAAGGACCTGCTGCGCGGCGTGGTCGCCGACAACGGCCCGGCCAGCATCCACGAGCTGCTGCGGCCGGCGGTGCTGATCCCCGAGTCGAAGAACCTCAACGTGCTGCTGCGCGAGTTCCGCCAGTCGCGCAACCACATGGCGATCGTCATCGACGAGTACGGCGGCGTCGCGGGGCTGATCACCATCGAGGACGTGCTGGAGCAGATCGTCGGCGACATCGACGACGAGCACGACGACGCGGCCGACGAATCCGCGCTGATCGCCGCGCAGGCCGACGGCCAGTTCGTGGTCGACGCGCTGACGCCCATCGCCGACTTCAACGAACGCTTCGGCGCCGACTTCGCCGACGACGAGTACGACACCATCGGCGGGCTGGTGACGGCCGCCATCGGCCACCTGCCGGAGGCCGGCGAGGAGCTGGCGCTGGGCCGCTTCCGCTTCCGCGTCGCCAGCGCGGACGCGCGCCGGCTGCTGGCGCTGCACGTGGGCGTGCATGCGGAACCTTGA
- a CDS encoding alpha/beta hydrolase family protein: MTLRHAILPLALALSLPAVANAAQRGFTVQDMAYMDRYSSPTLSPDGRVLVFAKRTVNKDSNKSATTLWMRNLVTRDNAPPKQVSPEGWSVNSPAFSADGKTLYFLSAKSGSMQLYAMPAAGGEAKRLTDFALDVDGYKLSPDGAQVALAFAVFPDCKADLACTKKKLDDADAVKSTGKVFDRMFIRHWDTWNDGRLNRVFAAKLGGDAMLASATLLSGDIHGDIPSKPFGDLGDFAWSPDGKSVAMSVRQADRAEPWSTNFDIWLVDADGSGARNLTAANKAWDAGPVFSADGNTLYYRAMARPGFEADRFALMAMDIASGTAREIAPRWDASADGIALSADGKWIYTTAQELGQHPLFRISLANGEVENVVKDGSVSSFDLAGDTLAYSRNSLKTGDVVATTNADGKAPARAITPSAGEMLPDVAWGAYEQFTFIGWNGETVHGYVVKPWNYVAGKKYPVAFLIHGGPQGSFGNGWSYRWNPQTYAGQGYAVVMIDFHGSTGYGQKFTDAISGHWGDRPLEDLQKGWAAAQQKYAFLDGGKACALGASYGGFMVNWIAGNWNEPWKCLVSHDGVFENNAMGYATEELWFSEWENGGTPYDNPAGYQKFNPANFVANFKVPMLVIHGQQDFRIPVEQGIALFTANQRKGVESKFLYFPDENHWVLKPQNSVQWHETVNAWLKQHIGQ, from the coding sequence ATGACTCTTCGCCACGCCATCCTCCCGCTCGCCCTCGCGCTGTCCCTGCCGGCCGTCGCCAATGCCGCCCAGCGCGGCTTCACCGTGCAGGACATGGCCTACATGGACCGCTATTCCTCGCCGACGCTGTCGCCGGACGGGCGCGTGCTGGTGTTCGCCAAGCGCACGGTGAACAAGGACAGCAACAAGTCCGCCACCACCTTGTGGATGCGCAACCTGGTCACTCGCGACAACGCGCCGCCGAAGCAGGTGTCGCCGGAGGGCTGGAGCGTCAACTCGCCAGCGTTTTCGGCGGACGGCAAGACCCTGTACTTCCTGAGCGCGAAGTCCGGTTCGATGCAGCTGTACGCGATGCCGGCCGCCGGCGGCGAGGCGAAGCGCCTGACCGATTTCGCCCTCGACGTGGACGGCTACAAGCTCTCGCCCGACGGCGCGCAGGTCGCGCTGGCGTTCGCGGTGTTCCCGGACTGCAAGGCCGACCTGGCCTGCACGAAGAAGAAGCTCGACGACGCCGACGCGGTGAAGTCCACCGGCAAGGTGTTCGACCGCATGTTCATCCGCCACTGGGACACGTGGAACGACGGCCGCCTGAACCGCGTGTTCGCGGCGAAGCTCGGCGGCGACGCCATGCTGGCCTCGGCGACGCTGCTCAGCGGCGACATCCACGGCGACATCCCGTCCAAGCCGTTCGGCGACCTCGGCGATTTCGCGTGGTCGCCCGACGGCAAGTCGGTGGCGATGAGCGTGCGCCAAGCCGACCGCGCCGAGCCGTGGAGCACCAACTTCGACATCTGGCTGGTCGACGCCGACGGCAGCGGCGCGCGCAACCTGACCGCCGCCAACAAGGCCTGGGACGCCGGCCCGGTGTTCTCCGCCGACGGCAATACCCTGTACTACCGCGCGATGGCGCGCCCCGGCTTCGAGGCCGACCGCTTCGCGCTGATGGCGATGGACATCGCCTCGGGTACGGCCAGGGAAATCGCGCCGCGCTGGGACGCGTCCGCCGACGGCATCGCGCTCTCGGCCGATGGCAAGTGGATCTACACGACCGCTCAGGAACTCGGCCAGCACCCGCTGTTCCGCATCTCGCTCGCCAACGGCGAGGTGGAGAACGTGGTCAAGGACGGCAGCGTCTCGTCCTTCGACCTCGCCGGCGACACGCTGGCGTACTCGCGCAATTCGCTGAAGACCGGCGACGTGGTCGCGACCACCAATGCCGACGGCAAGGCGCCGGCGCGCGCGATCACCCCCAGCGCCGGCGAGATGCTGCCGGATGTCGCTTGGGGCGCCTACGAGCAGTTCACCTTCATCGGCTGGAACGGCGAAACCGTGCACGGCTACGTGGTGAAGCCGTGGAACTACGTCGCCGGCAAGAAGTACCCGGTCGCCTTCCTGATCCACGGCGGCCCGCAGGGCAGCTTCGGCAACGGCTGGAGCTACCGCTGGAACCCGCAGACCTACGCGGGGCAGGGCTATGCGGTGGTGATGATCGACTTCCACGGCAGCACCGGTTACGGCCAGAAGTTCACCGACGCGATCAGCGGCCACTGGGGCGACCGCCCGCTGGAAGACCTGCAGAAGGGTTGGGCGGCGGCGCAGCAGAAGTACGCGTTCCTCGACGGCGGCAAGGCCTGCGCGCTGGGCGCGAGCTACGGCGGCTTCATGGTCAACTGGATCGCGGGCAACTGGAACGAGCCGTGGAAGTGCCTGGTCAGTCACGATGGCGTGTTCGAGAACAACGCGATGGGCTACGCCACCGAGGAGCTGTGGTTCAGCGAGTGGGAGAACGGCGGCACGCCGTACGACAACCCGGCCGGCTACCAGAAGTTCAACCCGGCCAACTTTGTTGCCAACTTCAAGGTGCCGATGCTGGTGATCCACGGCCAGCAGGACTTCCGCATTCCGGTGGAGCAGGGCATCGCGCTGTTCACCGCCAACCAGCGCAAGGGCGTGGAGTCGAAATTCCTGTACTTCCCGGACGAGAACCACTGGGTGCTGAAGCCGCAGAACAGCGTGCAGTGGCACGAGACGGTGAACGCCTGGCTGAAGCAGCACATCGGCCAGTGA
- a CDS encoding DUF4105 domain-containing protein, whose amino-acid sequence MTRLFPILLLLMCAMGIAHAQPAQTQETPAPRIGVVTMGPGEIFWERFGHDAIVVDDPAQPAPISYNFGFFDMDEDGFFGRFVKGEMQYRLVSLPLQDDLAYYREVGRGATLQWLDLDPAQARRLAADLAENAKPENARYRYDYYTDNCATRVRDALDRALDGRLRKLLDSRSSGDTWRGESLRLASPAPWMWLGFDIGLGPAGDRALTRWQQDFLPRRLADDLRKVTRADGRPLVATEVELLPQRQAAEPEEHEQSLWPWLLAGLALAALVLAAGRRHPRTLAALAAGFWLLCGLLGAVLALGWAFTEHRALWANRNLLLLDPLCLLLLPGAWALLRGRLPSPRFRALLVAVAVLAALACLPLWLQVSPQRNGHWIALLLPLHATLARLWARSPDA is encoded by the coding sequence ATGACCAGACTTTTCCCGATCCTCCTGCTTCTGATGTGCGCAATGGGCATCGCGCATGCGCAACCTGCACAGACACAGGAAACGCCCGCGCCGCGCATCGGCGTGGTGACGATGGGCCCGGGCGAGATCTTCTGGGAGCGCTTCGGCCACGACGCCATCGTGGTGGACGATCCCGCGCAGCCGGCGCCGATCAGCTACAACTTCGGCTTCTTCGATATGGACGAGGACGGCTTCTTCGGTCGCTTCGTCAAGGGCGAGATGCAGTACCGGCTGGTCTCCCTGCCGTTGCAGGACGACCTCGCCTACTACCGCGAGGTCGGGCGCGGCGCGACGCTGCAATGGCTGGACCTGGACCCGGCGCAGGCCCGCCGGCTGGCCGCCGACCTGGCCGAGAACGCGAAGCCCGAGAACGCCCGCTACCGCTACGACTACTACACCGACAACTGCGCCACCCGCGTACGCGACGCGCTCGACCGCGCGCTGGACGGCCGCCTGCGCAAGCTGCTGGACAGCCGCTCCAGCGGCGACACCTGGCGCGGCGAATCGCTGCGGCTGGCCTCGCCCGCGCCGTGGATGTGGCTGGGCTTCGACATCGGCCTGGGCCCGGCCGGCGACCGCGCGCTGACCCGCTGGCAGCAGGACTTCCTGCCGCGCCGGCTGGCCGACGACCTGCGCAAGGTGACCCGCGCGGACGGCCGCCCGCTGGTCGCCACCGAAGTCGAACTGCTGCCGCAGCGGCAGGCGGCGGAGCCGGAGGAACACGAACAGTCGCTGTGGCCGTGGCTGCTGGCCGGCCTCGCGCTGGCCGCGCTGGTGCTTGCCGCGGGCCGACGCCATCCGCGCACGCTGGCCGCGCTGGCCGCCGGCTTCTGGCTGCTGTGCGGCCTGCTCGGCGCGGTGCTGGCGCTGGGCTGGGCGTTCACCGAGCACCGCGCGCTGTGGGCCAACCGCAACCTGCTGCTGCTGGATCCGCTGTGCCTGCTGCTGCTGCCCGGCGCATGGGCGCTGCTGCGCGGGCGCCTGCCCTCGCCGCGCTTCCGCGCGCTGCTGGTGGCGGTGGCGGTGCTGGCCGCGCTGGCCTGCCTGCCGCTGTGGCTGCAAGTGTCGCCGCAGCGCAACGGCCACTGGATCGCGCTGCTGCTGCCGCTGCACGCCACCCTCGCCCGCCTGTGGGCGCGTTCGCCGGACGCTTGA
- a CDS encoding DUF819 domain-containing protein: protein MIDAAAPQALIENDIVVLGLLAAVLGGVFWASSRPSGALRRFFDFVPPLLLCYFIPGILNSTGVIDGAHSALYNPVASRVLLPASLVLLTLTVDIPAILRLGPKLLAMYAATSASIMLGGVLAFVAMRALFPETMGGDTWGGMAALAGSWIGGGANMVAMKEIFQVDATTFGQFAVVDAAVAYVWMAILLLLAQRAASIDARQKADTAALDDLKLRLAAYRSQHERPATLTDMAMIFGLAFGTVGLAHAVAGGFAPWLAEQAPWARRAGLGEPLVWIIAICTGTGLALSFTRMRRLDGVGASTIGTLLLYVLIACIGMQMDIGAVFDKPALLLLGVVWLGFHVVVLWLVGRLIRAPLFYFAVGSQSHIGGPASAPVVASVFHPALAPVGALLGTLGYATGTVLAYLLGLALKALAGA from the coding sequence ATGATCGACGCCGCGGCGCCGCAGGCGCTGATCGAAAACGACATCGTCGTCCTCGGCCTGCTGGCCGCCGTGCTGGGCGGGGTGTTCTGGGCCTCGTCGCGGCCGTCGGGCGCGCTGCGCCGGTTCTTCGACTTCGTTCCGCCGCTGCTGCTGTGCTACTTCATCCCCGGCATCCTCAACAGCACGGGCGTGATCGACGGCGCCCACAGCGCGCTCTACAACCCGGTGGCCAGCCGCGTGCTGCTGCCGGCGTCGCTGGTGCTGCTGACGCTGACCGTGGACATCCCCGCGATCCTGCGGCTCGGGCCGAAGCTGCTGGCGATGTATGCGGCGACTTCCGCCAGCATCATGCTCGGCGGCGTGCTGGCGTTCGTGGCGATGCGCGCGCTGTTCCCGGAGACGATGGGCGGCGACACCTGGGGCGGCATGGCCGCGCTGGCGGGCAGCTGGATCGGCGGCGGCGCCAATATGGTGGCGATGAAGGAAATCTTCCAAGTCGACGCCACCACCTTCGGGCAGTTCGCGGTGGTCGATGCGGCGGTGGCCTACGTGTGGATGGCGATCCTGCTGCTGCTGGCGCAGCGCGCGGCCAGCATCGACGCGCGCCAGAAGGCGGACACGGCGGCGCTGGACGACCTCAAGCTGCGGCTCGCGGCCTACCGCAGCCAGCACGAGCGGCCGGCCACGCTGACCGACATGGCGATGATCTTCGGGCTGGCGTTCGGCACGGTCGGCCTGGCGCACGCGGTGGCCGGCGGATTCGCGCCGTGGCTGGCCGAACAGGCGCCGTGGGCCAGGCGCGCCGGGCTGGGCGAGCCGCTGGTATGGATCATCGCGATCTGCACCGGCACCGGACTGGCGCTGAGCTTCACCCGCATGCGCCGGCTCGACGGCGTGGGCGCCTCCACCATCGGCACGCTGTTGCTTTACGTGCTGATCGCCTGCATCGGCATGCAGATGGACATCGGCGCGGTGTTCGACAAGCCGGCGCTGCTGCTGCTCGGCGTGGTCTGGCTCGGCTTCCACGTGGTCGTGCTGTGGCTGGTGGGGCGGCTGATCCGCGCGCCGCTGTTCTATTTCGCGGTGGGTTCGCAGAGCCACATCGGCGGGCCGGCGTCGGCGCCGGTGGTGGCCTCGGTGTTCCATCCCGCGCTGGCGCCGGTGGGCGCGCTTCTGGGCACGCTGGGCTATGCCACCGGCACGGTGCTGGCCTATCTGCTGGGGCTGGCGCTGAAGGCGCTGGCCGGCGCCTGA
- the ybeY gene encoding rRNA maturation RNase YbeY: MTKGPIRLDVAVGYAAPRAGVPAAASFRKWVAAALDGRIREADLAIRIVDEKEGRALNHHYRGKDYATNVLSFPAELPEGLPKGVKLPLLGDLVLCAPVVAREAEEQGKPSGAHYAHLTVHGCLHLLGWDHEDPREAEAMEQLEREILAGLGLPDPYRDA, translated from the coding sequence ATGACCAAGGGTCCGATCCGCCTCGATGTCGCCGTCGGCTACGCCGCGCCGCGCGCCGGCGTGCCCGCGGCGGCGAGCTTCCGCAAATGGGTGGCGGCGGCGCTGGACGGCCGCATCCGCGAGGCCGACCTCGCCATCCGCATCGTCGACGAGAAGGAAGGCCGCGCGCTCAACCACCACTACCGCGGCAAGGACTACGCCACCAACGTGCTCAGCTTCCCGGCCGAACTGCCGGAAGGGTTGCCGAAGGGCGTGAAGCTGCCGCTGCTGGGCGACTTGGTGCTGTGCGCACCGGTGGTCGCGCGCGAGGCGGAAGAACAGGGGAAGCCCTCCGGCGCGCACTACGCGCACCTGACCGTGCACGGCTGCCTGCACCTGCTGGGCTGGGACCACGAGGACCCGCGCGAGGCCGAGGCGATGGAGCAGCTGGAGCGCGAAATCCTGGCCGGCCTGGGCTTGCCCGATCCCTACCGGGACGCCTGA
- a CDS encoding OPT family oligopeptide transporter gives MSNPGKAAPQLTFRAVVLAVILAVILSAANAYLGLFAGLTIATAIPAAVVSMGVLRLLGGGTILENNIVQTGASAGSSIAAGVIFTIPALIILGYWQDFKYSWVLAIAGLGGLLGVLFSVPLRRSMIVEEPLPFPEGKAAAEVLKAGENPGPGLKILGISATIGALVKLAAESGLRMIPDNAAGAGFFGKYLGYMGTGLSPALLGVGYIVGLNIGIVVVSGSILAYNIAIPIYHAYASSFDPVFATKLAGLSAADAAGLIRAEKVRYLGVGTMLIGGIWTLFSLRNSLLSGVKSGIAAARKGSGGADLPETERDLPMKWMLIALLLFVLPLLGLYQAIVQNWGVSIPMTLIMIVAGFLFVSVSAYLAGLVGSSNNPVSGITIATILFASVVLMLLLGSDSKIGAVAAIMIGAVVCCAAAVGGDNLQDLKAGYIVGATPWKQQLMLGIGAFSCALIMAPVLNLLAQAYGIGDPTRPGSLQAPQATLMASVAQGLFGGHLPWDMIAVGAGIGALVIAFDGWLKSRNSNFRVPVLAAAIGIYLPLELMVPIFLGGLLAHIVEKRHGIVGTHDESLRDRVHRPGVLFSAGLITGEALMGILIAIPIVVSERADVLALPEQFHFGQTVGLIVLAVVGWLIYRTGAKANPNA, from the coding sequence CCGCCGTCGTCTCGATGGGCGTGCTGCGGCTGCTCGGCGGCGGCACCATCCTCGAAAACAACATCGTCCAGACCGGCGCGTCGGCGGGTTCTTCTATCGCGGCCGGCGTGATCTTCACGATTCCGGCGCTGATCATCCTGGGCTACTGGCAGGACTTCAAATACTCTTGGGTGCTGGCGATCGCCGGCCTCGGCGGCTTGCTCGGCGTGCTGTTCTCGGTGCCGCTGCGGCGCTCGATGATCGTCGAGGAGCCGCTGCCGTTCCCCGAGGGCAAGGCCGCCGCCGAAGTGCTGAAGGCGGGCGAGAATCCCGGCCCCGGCCTGAAGATCCTCGGCATTTCCGCGACCATTGGCGCGCTGGTGAAGCTGGCCGCCGAGAGCGGCCTGCGGATGATTCCGGACAACGCGGCGGGCGCCGGCTTCTTCGGCAAGTACCTGGGCTACATGGGCACCGGCCTGTCGCCGGCGCTGCTGGGCGTGGGCTACATCGTCGGCCTCAACATCGGGATCGTGGTCGTGTCCGGCAGCATCCTCGCCTACAACATCGCGATTCCGATCTACCACGCCTACGCGTCCTCGTTCGATCCGGTGTTTGCCACCAAGCTCGCCGGCCTGAGCGCCGCCGACGCCGCCGGTTTGATCCGCGCGGAGAAGGTGCGCTACCTCGGCGTCGGCACCATGCTGATCGGCGGCATCTGGACGCTGTTCTCGCTGCGCAACTCGCTGCTGTCGGGCGTCAAGAGCGGGATCGCGGCCGCGCGCAAGGGTTCGGGCGGCGCCGACCTGCCGGAGACCGAGCGCGACCTGCCGATGAAGTGGATGCTGATCGCGCTGCTGCTGTTCGTGCTGCCGCTGCTGGGCCTGTACCAGGCCATCGTGCAGAACTGGGGCGTGAGCATCCCGATGACGCTCATCATGATCGTGGCCGGCTTCCTATTCGTGTCGGTGTCGGCCTACCTCGCCGGCCTCGTGGGTTCGTCCAACAACCCGGTGTCCGGCATCACGATCGCGACCATCCTGTTCGCCTCGGTGGTGCTGATGCTGCTGCTGGGCAGCGACTCCAAGATCGGCGCGGTGGCCGCGATCATGATCGGCGCGGTGGTGTGCTGCGCGGCGGCGGTCGGCGGCGACAACCTGCAGGACCTCAAGGCCGGCTACATCGTCGGCGCGACGCCGTGGAAGCAGCAGCTGATGCTGGGCATCGGCGCGTTCTCTTGCGCGCTGATCATGGCGCCGGTGCTGAACCTGCTGGCGCAGGCCTACGGCATCGGCGATCCCACCCGCCCCGGTTCGCTGCAGGCGCCGCAGGCGACGCTGATGGCGTCGGTGGCGCAGGGGCTGTTCGGCGGCCACCTGCCTTGGGACATGATCGCCGTCGGCGCCGGCATCGGCGCGCTGGTGATCGCGTTCGACGGCTGGCTGAAGTCGCGCAATTCGAATTTCCGCGTGCCGGTGCTGGCCGCGGCCATCGGCATCTACCTGCCGCTGGAGCTGATGGTGCCGATCTTCCTCGGCGGCCTGCTGGCGCACATCGTCGAGAAGCGCCACGGCATCGTCGGCACCCACGACGAATCGCTGCGCGACCGCGTGCATCGCCCCGGCGTGCTGTTCTCCGCCGGCCTGATCACCGGCGAGGCGCTGATGGGCATCCTGATCGCGATCCCGATCGTGGTCAGCGAGCGCGCCGACGTGCTGGCGCTGCCGGAGCAGTTCCACTTCGGGCAGACGGTGGGCCTGATCGTGCTGGCCGTGGTCGGCTGGCTGATCTACCGCACCGGCGCCAAGGCCAACCCGAACGCCTGA